The Argopecten irradians isolate NY chromosome 4, Ai_NY, whole genome shotgun sequence genome has a window encoding:
- the LOC138321767 gene encoding uncharacterized protein, with protein MAGLLAFLVHIMSELRTPVVEPNDKRRDWGCVTRDLLSVYNQYASCENRLPTCHLREAFNSLNLFPSNSQVYEMVQCAVEYGSPCEDDNVTFGEFCVLVSELRSYYLRKPITPKPRSMYRERSSSSPCKRWQHRVFLGGSCNPTSWRQDEAIPFFKKHGITFYNPQVQSWREELVELEARAKQNADILFFVIDNQTRAIVSMIETAYLVATNRQVIAIIHEYDKNTKICGEEVSKCEVMDLLRARQILIDLVERNSIPVFTELDTALKCTQTVLDKGLKVEDLIVEDGVQPVLYGYLKVGTTLLHMREAFNSMDSTESGFISAKDICLAYKSCMGGQILHLDWLRNHRNRSSKDQYNFEDFCCVVAEYQKRSKPFLEKLFHLIRSFLQKFTNHPISPNCNNIQEYRDIYLGGSCGDSNWRSKIAVPLLRKHGLSYANPFVNDWEQRLIPIQVAIREKCRLLLYIISDRTRSISSMIEAGYYIGKGCKVILCVKDMCNDVTVGKEPLTECALKDYQRGRSYLIDMASREGVQIFDDVTEAVLCAINYLKGITK; from the exons ATGGCAGGGCTGCTCGCGTTCCTAGTACATATCATGTCGGAGCTACGGACGCCAGTGGTAGAGCCAAACGACAAGAGGAGAGACTGGGGATGTGTAACCAG GGATTTACTCTCAGTATACAACCAGTATGCCTCTTGTGAGAACAGACTGCCTACCTGTCATCTCCGTGAAGCCTTCAACTCGCTCAACCTATTTCCATCCAACTCACAGG TGTATGAGATGGTACAGTGCGCTGTGGAGTATGGTAGCCCATGTGAAGATGATAACGTTACGTTTGGAGAATTCTGTGTCCTAGTGTCTGAGCTCAGATCATACTACCTCAGGAA ACCTATCACCCCTAAGCCTCGGTCGATGTATAGAGAGAGGTCATCATCAAGTCCCTGTAAAAGATGGCAACATAGAG TGTTCCTCGGAGGGTCCTGCAACCCTACGAGTTGGCGGCAGGATGAAGCAATTCCATTCTTCAAAAAGCATGGCATCACTTTTTATAATCCT CAAGTTCAGAGTTGGAGAGAAGAATTAGTGGAACTAGAAGCTCGGGCAAAGCAG AATgcggatattttattttttgtgattgaTAACCAGACGAGAGCTATTGTTTCTATGATAGAGACAGCCTACCTTGTTG CCACCAATCGACAGGTGATTGCCATTATACATGAATATGACAAGAACACAAAGATCTGCGGAGAGGAGGTTTCTAAGTG CGAGGTGATGGATCTGCTCCGAGCCAGACAAATCCTCATAGACTTGGTGGAGAGGAACAGTATACCTGTCTTCACAGAACTGGATACTGCTCTCAAATGTACCCAAACAGTGCTGGATAAG GGATTGAAGGTTGAGGATCTAATTGTTGAGGATGGTGTACAGCCAGTATTGTATGGTTACCTTAAGGTGGGGACGACTTTACT ACATATGAGAGAGGCATTCAACTCCATGGACAGTACAGAATCAGGTTTTATCTCCGCTAAAGAT ATATGCTTGGCCTACAAGAGCTGTATGGGTGGACAGATCCTCCACCTTGACTGGCTACGTAACCATAGGAACAGGAGTTCTAAGGACCAGTACAACTTTGAGGACTTCTGCTGTGTGGTAGCAGAATATCAGAAGAGG AGCAAGCCGTTCCTGGAAAAATTGTTTCATCTCATCAGAAGTTTTCTTCAAA AATTCACCAATCATCCCATTAGTCCAAACTGCAATAATATTCAGGAGTATAGAGACATTTACCTGGGCGGTAGTTGTGGGGACTCCAACTGGAGAAGTAAAATAGCTGTCCCACTTTTAAG GAAACATGGTTTGTCCTATGCCAATCCATTTGTCAATGACTGGGAGCAACGACTCATACCCATCCAAGTGGCCATTCGTGAAAAGTGTCGTCTGCTTCTCTACATTATCTCAGACAGAACACGTTCAATATCGTCAATGATTGAG GCTGGCTACTACATAGGAAAAGGCTGTAAGGTCATTCTGTGTGTTAAGGATATGTGCAACGATGTCACTGTCGGCAAAGAACCT